The genome window TTACATGCGAAGCACCTCGCGTACAAATTACTTCTACTGAAACAAAGGACGCAAAGGACCAGCATAAATGTGTAGCAACCGTCGAACTTCGATTACTGTAACACATGCACTATATGggatgaataaaaattgtttctatgCAACAATGCAATTAGGACTAAAAGAATAAAcgtttgtttttaaatttcttagaAGGCGTTTGTTATTGCTGGAACTTACCTGAACCGTGTCTGCAAATAATATCCATTCATTCTGCTCGACCACACAATCACACACAACAGCACACTCCAGAAACACTAAAAGTAAAATAAGACAATTCAGttggtaaaatttaaaaaaataacatttaaggACATCAAATGAATGGTTCTAATTTCTCATTGCTCATCCAAATCGAGATTAAATACAACAATACAGATTGCAATTtgacatttcttttttattgatgTTTCCATGATGAAAACCATAGTATTAAAGTGACTTAATGGTAAAGTAATTATAGAATATGAACGAACTTAACGCGATCTCTCTAACAATAGAATAGTTCACTGGGGTCTACGAAGAGCATTCCGCTAATGAGAAAGCGATAcaatagttattatttatttgtcgtCGAACAAGTGGTGCGCGCACTTCGTTCGCCCCGACGTCGCGTTAAATGTGCAATAGTATGCTTCatgtataatgaaattatctccgctaaataaatcaaaaataatatttctcaacAAAGCTCTGTGTTACACCGAGGAACCATCGTGTCATTATCGTTGCATGCCGTGAAAGCGTGTTCACGCGCCACCAGTGTACCATCAAACttactattataaattaacaacATGCGGGCATCCGTAATTACACTGTCTCCCGAGgaagttcattcgaatttcgaTGAGATCTTTTGTTCGACCAacgtgtctctctctctctctctctctctctctctctctctctctctctctctctcgcactccATTAACCTTAGAAAgactaaacaaaatattgtgtCCAATCACTTGCCAATGCTTTATCCTTGAGAAATATCTTCATCCAATTGAAACGGACTTGAACGTCAATTCTGATGGAATAAGCAccgataaatttttttaaataacctaCGCAAGACGAACGAGATATACTTTCAACACACTGTAACCTATGGAATGTAGAGGCCATTCTCTTAATCTTTCTAGGTCAAGTAATACAAAAAACTCTACCCTTCAATTTAGCGATACTGATCACACCAATACTGAATACGAAAATTTGTCTCGCAAACGAATCGAGATACGTTACTTTACAACGTCGCATCGCGGATCCAGGAACGGAATCGACGAAATCGATGTTGTCGTGGTGTCTACAGGCGTGCCTGTGGCCAACCGCGAAAGGCACCAGTTTCAAGGCACTGTGCTGCGGGTTTACCTTCCAATTGGATCCACGCcgacaaatacaaaaattcatgAGGGCTTAGACTATCAACGTGTATTAATATTCTCGAGGAATCCTCATTTCCTGCGGTCGCACGGGGGAACGTACGGTTTCCCTCCGTTTTTCTCCCATTCGCGGTTGAACTCGTGCTCCAACACCTCTGCTCCACGTTTCCTGGTCAACCCGGTCTCGTCTAAGCTCAGCTCGCACATCTGCATGTCGTCGATACCTTTGACAGAAAATGGTTTCCCTTAGGAAGATGATCTGACAGACACTTCAGTCAATGACCAATGCATACAAGGATTGTGTACAAACAAGTAATAAGGTACTTAATTATTACTTGAAGTTTAAAAACGTGAACACTGATTACCTGCCACCAGTAGGATAGGTGCCTTGTCAGGGTGAAGTTCCATCTGTCTGGCCACGTACTGACCATCAAAGTGAGCGTACCACCATCCTCGTTTACCAGTGGCATGGGGATTGTCTGGCTGTCCTGTCGGAGTTGGTCTCACGAAGGGAATTCTGAAATACCGTTGCGAGGACTCGTTTATCGACTGTTTCATTGGAGTCCTGGGTGTTCTAGCAGCTGAAAGaattatagattttttaattgaatgttgtATATAATCTGTTTtagtataatagaatatttagagTGATTAGATACAGTATAGGGGGTCAGGGTATAAAGGATcagtgaattgaatttttattttagaatatcaTTATGCAAATGAACTCATATGTACCAGCTTCCATGATAGACTTTGGAGCCCTCTCATTTTCATCCATGGTCGTTCGCCTGCGATTTCTTGCTTTCCACGCATGATAGACCTTCAATCTTCGATGGAATTCGTGACGACAAGCCTACCAAAAATATTAATCGTCAGAcagcagtaataataattgaacgaTTATTTGTCTCGTAAATAACATTTACCTCCAACAATTCAATATCGCAAGACGTATTTATAGCGTCCCGCAGCTCTGAGTACTTCCACTTAGACAAGTCGTATTTCTTATTAGCCATAGCTGCCTGGTTATTGCGCACCTGCTCGGATCTATTGCGAAACACGTCGATTAATGCTGCGAAACATCAGCGCTCAGGATCAAGTACAAccatttttaaaacattcaacAATCTGACAACTTATTGTGCTTTTTTCAGATTAAACAGATGTTTCAACTTTCTCATATTATTGCTGGAGAGACGGTGTGCCATGAAAAGCAGAAATGAATATAGATTTCTTTAACCATCGATATCACGTGTGtccttttcaatgtttcaatagtAACTACAAATTTGGCGTGACATAAACGATCTGCTTTCTGTGACTCACTCTGCATACAGATCAAGAGAGTCGGAATCGGGTGAAATTTAGGGAAGATACATCTCGAACGTCAAACGCTGTTTTCAAGTGctattttaaatgaatgatCGCATCAAGCAGGATACTATAGTCTCAAAGTTATATGCACGATTAAGAGTGTAACAGACTATTTAATTACCACTATTTGAAATACCATTTTACCCAGCATCGAAGAGTATGTCACTTGCATGTGCAGAGGTATGTACATCATGCAAACGTAATAACAAACGCCTAGAGTTTTTAGTACGAGGAGAACCCATGTTAGTGAGTTAGTAACAATCGCGTAACGTTCTTCATATCAATGTTAGTCATACGTGCAGTAACCTAAACGAGTATTTACGATACCTTGCTAGTCTGTTGTTGTTCGACGGTACTCGTACATCGGAACCGCTAtacatatttaagaaaataagatcttattgtttgtttaaaaaaaaagttactCTTGTTAAACACTGACCAAGtttctttttacaaaaaattcgTTTACTTTTCGTTGCACCTTTTTTTTCTCTACTCATGTTCAACTACTATGTCGAAGAGATAATCGAAACGTCAGATACGAAACTGATACGATACCTTCGGACAGGCAGCGGCGAGTCCTCCACCTGCCCATTCGATTCTTGGGCTAATCTGACCGCTAACTCGTGATCTCTTCTTTCTTGTTCCAGCAGCTCGCGGAATCTGGTTTCTTCGAACGCTTCCTTTTCCATTTGCGCCTAGAACGTAACAGTTTCGACTTTAACGTGGAAACAGTCAACGCTGCATTGCATTAGAAACAATAGCTATTTTCTGAACCCTCATCTTTCATGATACAATTGTGACTTATCATTTCATCAAGCAATGAACGCAAAATGAATGTAAGGATGATCTTGTTAGAAATTAAATAAGGTACACACATGAAGAACAGCAGCAACCTTCTGATCCTCCTGTTCTTGCTTCCTCTTCTGCTCCTCCTCCGCCTTTCTTCTCGCTTCGATGTCATGTTTCTTCCGTCTGTTTTCTTCCTCCTCCCTCTTCTtccgttcctcttcctccttcctCTGCTTCTCAAGTTCCATCTCCTGCTGTATCTTCCTTAATCGCGCCTGCTCCTCGGCGATCTTCTGCTGCACCACCATGTCCTGAAGCGACGCCATCTGTTTGTTCATCTGATTGACCAGGTTCGTGTAAAGGGAATCTATCTCGGCCGGTCTGATCTTCTCGTTGTCCTTGATCCTCTTAAGCGCAGCTTCCAAATCGTTCTTAAGCTTCTTTATGTCGCCCATAGGCTTCTCGCGGTTCTTCAGCTGCTTCGACGTCTCCTCCATACCGATCAACTGGGTCTCCAGATTCTTGATCTTCTGGGTCCCTTTTATGCGAGGCCGATGCTGCTTCTCAGCTATGTACATCCTAATGGTCTTCTGCAGAATGATCAAGTGATATCTTCGATAGATGATCTTGTTCTTCAGCTTGATCACAGACAGAGCGCAGAACTGCATTTTGTTCCATCGCGACTTGAGCAACCATTTCTTCACATTGGCCACCAACTTCCTCAAGTTCTCCGGATCGGACTTCATGATCTTGTCGAACTCCGCGAACTTTCCCGGCTTGAAGAACACTCTGGTGATGCCGAACTTGAAATCTTTCTTGTTCAACTTCAAGCTGTGAAGCAGCGCCTCGCAGAAGAACCTAGGCTCCAGTTTGGCCAACTCCGGTGGGAGGTACGATTTGTACATGTTGTAGAGCTCCTGGAAGGGAACTCTGCTAGGATATCCGTGCTCCATAAGCTCCAACACGGAAGTCATGCCGGAGCAACGAAGCTGTCCCAGAATGCTATTGCCGTCGAACTGGTGATCCACCATGTCATTGTTCGGTTTGATGCAACGAATGAAATTTGTACCCTGAAATATTCCCAATAATGTTACCCAACTGATACAGGAAAACTTTATTCACTTCCTATGCAGTAGTGCCTTACATTGCTCTTCAATTTGTCCATAAGCTCTCCCAACTGAGTTTTGAATTTACTCCCAACGCTGATGAAGGTAAGTTTCCCCTTCTGGCTCGAATTGTTGGCGAACTGAGTTCTGAGGAACTTGTTGTTGCTCTCTTGAATTAATGCTTCCAGAGACGCGTGCAGTGCGTCGTTGTTCTTCTCTATGAACTGATTctaaaagtaaacatttttcCAAGGTTATGTATTCCAACTCGAAGCACCTTATACAATGTCAGTCATTCATAGTATTATTCCCATAGCACGTACCGTCTGGTAACAGACACCACCAGCGTAATGACGAATCACGAATCCTTCGTCATCGCGCAGCTCCCTATGAGCCTTCAAACGCGACGTTCGCGGCAAGGTTATCCTGAAGTGGCCATTCCACACACGGTGGACCTCGCTGGTGAAGTGTGCAAAGCTATGCGTTGGCAGTTTAGATTCCTCGTCCAGCAGACTGAAGACTCCCATGTTCTTCGACTCGATTAAATCTGGAGTAACAATCTGAATGTCGATTCTTTGTTTGAGGTTTGAACGCTATCATCGAATGTTGATTACCTATACAGTCTTGGTTGTCGACGTAAGATATCTTGGGCACGTTAAGGGATTCTCTCGCGTAAAGGTCTTGCTCGTACTTCAAGATCCTCTCGTTAAAGAACTGCTGTAGCTTCTCGTTGCAGTAGTTTATGCAGAACTGTTCGAAGCTGTTCACTTTAAAATACTCTGCGGACAAAGTAACGTGTTCAGTTCAaatttggaataaaaatattctgttcaaACGTGCTGTCAAAATGTGATTACCAAATCCTGCAATATCCAAGACGCCAATGTAGTAACTCGAGGCTTTGAAAGGAATACTTTTATTGATACGGCCGACGATGTGGTCAAAAAGTTTGCTATAGATGGCTTTGGCCAGAGCGTCCCTGGCGTTGTTGGCTTCGTAAACCTTCAACGGTACCCTGAAGACGTCGATGAAAATTAGTAATCATCGTTCCCCTTGAATTTCTTGTAACGTATAAACTTACATGATGACAGTCCCTTTGATACCGCCACGACTAGTCTGCATGACCTTGGAGACCAGAGCTTGCCTGAGCTCTTCAGGATCGACGCCCAACAATTTGGCAGACATCACCACTGCCTTCTCAGAGCTAGCGCATATTCTGGATCCACCCTTCGTGTCCTCGGGATTGTCTTCGAATGTAATATTACCAAGGTGAAGTACTGCAGCCACCATCGTATAAATTTCCATTCTTTCTGCCTCAGTTAAACCCAGTCGCGTTAGCGCCTTCAGAAAAAATGGTCTTTGAGAGATACAAGGTTATCGTTGCttaaaagaaaaatcagaaatgtTCTTGTTCTTCCAATGAAACGTacaaaaaaaacgagaaaaatcaGTACACGATGGGAAATGTGCTATGGTACAAGAAACAGAAGTATTACCGTTGCTCTTTCCTGTGTCGTGTCAAAATTATCCAACAGGCAAAAGGAACAGAATCAAAAATCAGTGTCACTGTTATTGCAAAAATGAAGTACAGTACAGTCTCAAAGgtctattaattaaaaatcaactaACAAGAAATCActgataaagaataataaactgaacaagtcaatcattaaaattaatcccACACATATTTTACCTGGTCAATAGCATTGAACCCTTCGACATCATCCAGAATGGGGTCATTCAAGCTACCCTTCATCACTTGATCGCGACTCTTCTGGACGTCGTTCAGCTTCTTCTCCGACTCCTCGTTGCAGAAGTACTGAGTGCAACCGTTCCTCAAGTAGTGAAAATCATCCGGTTTCGTGATCCCAAGTTTCGCGCGGAGCTCGGGCGGCGCCCCGGCGCACATCATGTAAAACACATGGTAGTTCCTCTCGTCGGGACTCTGAAGGCACACCCTCGACTTCTCCAGGAGGTAATGGGAAATGTAACCGCCGACCACCTGGCATTTCGAGTCGAAATGCACCTCCATGAACTTCCCAAAGCGGGAGCTGTTGTTGTTCCTCTTGGTCTTGGCGTTCCCAAATGCCTCCAGTACAGGGTTCGCTGAACAAtcatagaatttaataatgcTCCTTCGTTAACGTCCACCATCCAATCATCATCCATTCCATTCAACGACGAAGTGACTTCTAACGACACATACTGTTCCAGCATGGTTTATTTGGTTGACACAGCTGTCGGTACTTAAAGATTTATGGTATGATTTATGCTCGGTCATGTCTAAACACTAAGTCAATTTTGGAAGCGTTTTATTAGCTACATTTTTACATCCAATGTCATAAATGACCAGCAGCTGACATGTCAttaaaaacggcagctcaaccacttaaaccctgatttgtcactaaggacaccgccctacatcactatttttatatatatacattgtatacattatatatagacATTGAGAGAGACATGGAGACAGACATACAGACACCACAATttcattactaatcacgctgtactcgctggacaacacacacactccAACTctgtacacacatacacactcctttcacacgttcaacaaatacagtccactttcgaaccagaaaaggagaagccttttctCATCATCgcaactatttcacacaaggttaattcggcgtgtgaaagtgttacgccacgtccacatACCATCCAGAATCTTCTGCTCGATCGGTCCAGCCGTCGACCCCCATAAGTCGCAAAGGTACCGAAGCAGATACTTGGTGGACTCGGTCTTGCCAGCCCCAGACTCGCCGGAAACGATGATACTCTGCGACTGCTTGAGCACTTTCATATCTCTGAACGCTTTGTCGGCTGAAAAAGACCGGATGCTTAGCGACCAATCATTAAATCCTCGACGAAGAATTTACTTAAAGGTTTTACTTAAAGAGACATTGTTAACAAAATTAGCTACCGTTTATCGAGTTTCTGTTATCGTGTTCCCGATTACGATCATTACAGCGATTACTCACCAATGGCGAAAACATGCGGCGGCGTTTCTCCCAAGGACTTTCCCTGATAAGACTTAATGGTTTTCGGCGAGTAGAGATCTCTGACCTCGCAGTACGGATTCACCGCGATTAAGATATTGGCGACGTAGGTCTGTAAAATGATTGACGGGATCAGTCTGAGTGATTTTTATCGGGGCCTCGATAGATTTACAACGGCGGTGGTGTTGCATTACTGACATATATCCTGTCTTTGAAGTAACGTGTCCGTATATTGTTCAGCAGCGTGGCCTCGTTCAGGTACATCAGAGCACCTGGGAACAGAAAAATCGGAGCGGACAGGTGAAAGTGGTCTACCGATGCAGATCCGCACTGGCGGATCACACGGGGCACGGTGGTCCCCGTTCACACCGGAAACAACAATAAATCCCGACGCCTGTTTACGCCAAGTATCTCGCTTTGCGAAACGTACTTTACGATTATCCAGATAGCGGTTAATTAACGAGCCTTGTACCGGATCGTATCTGCCGTTCGCGAACAATGAAAACGGTCGCACGCAGTTTGGCATAGAATCGGCTAGGATGTTCCGGCGTGATAACGGGCGCGGTGCGAAAAAGAGTAATAAATGGAAACCGGTTAATTGGGAATCAGAGTGAACCTGAAAGCGAGCAAACGCTCGATTCAACGATCCTAAATCTCAATTAGATCGTCTTAAGGCAACCGAGCAGTCGACGGTCCGATTTCTCTTTCGCATTTCTTTCGAGTGCTATCGAAAGTAGGCGCTAGGCTCGCTTACTATCGCGCTCTGAAATCTTCGGAAGACTTAAGCACATTTTAAtcgaaacatttaaacattatcCTATGTACTGTTAACTCTAAGACTACCTAGCAATCGAATTCACTactttttttctataaattgcaAGTGAACTCACTGAGActtcaatttatttgttttactttcACGATTATTGTgatttttcacaattattattcACGATTGACTGTTGATTAATATTCACGGTAATTCAACAATTTCAATGATCATTTCAACAATTTTGACAATTCCTCaggaaaacttttattttttcgaTGATCGTACAAGAAGACAAAATGGTTCGGTTCGGTCTCtctggtggttctagcgttgaagGGAATACAAAATGGGTATTGttcgaaagaaattgaattacaaTTGTCTTCTACGTCTTTGGTGTACTCCCCGGCAGGGTAAACTTCGTCCAACGGGCAGGTGCGCTGCGGATACTTCGGATCCAGCGGCATGATCAGCGCATCTCCGTCCACCATGTCCACGAATTTGCCGATTATGAAACCCTCCTGGGGGTCCCGCACCCACACCTGCTGGTTCTCCATATCGGCCAACGTTCTACAACAATGTCaagcaaaaataaacaaacgttTAACGATGTCATTCCTCTTCGCCAATGACGGATGAGATCCCCTGTGATGCGATTATCCTTCATTCGCGACGTGCATTGTACCCATTAAATCCAATAAacgattttattattgattcgttaaccaatattaatattaattcaatcaGTACACGACCGTGAGTGCTGGTACTGACAACAGAAGctaaacaatatttaacaaaaccaTCGTTTCGTGACAACAATGGGTGGGCTCCCTTATGAGTCGCTATTCTTTGCGATGCGTATTTTAGACATTAGACTTAATAAAAGTCTTTGTTATTGATTTATTGAccaatattgatattaattaaattaggaCTTGATTAAGATAGTTAGTACTAACGAAAAAATCCAAACAATGTTTACCAAAACCATCTTTTCGTGACAACAATGGGTGGGTTCCCTTATGAGTCTCTATTCTTCGTGATGCGTATTCTAGACATTAGACTCAATAAAAGTCTTTGTCATTGATTTATTAACCattattgatataaattaaatcagGGCTTGATTAAGACAGCTAGTACTAACGAAAAAATCCAagcaatatttaacaaaaccaTCTTTTCGTGACAATGACAGCTAAGATCCTCTACGAGCCATTATTCCTCACAACACGCATTATGCGCATTAGATGCAATAAAGGGCTTCGTCACTGACTTATCaaccaattttaatattaattcaattaggACCCGACTAGGAGTGCCAGCGCCGACAACAAAAGCCAAGGGAATATTTAACAAAGCCACCCCTTAACGGCGCTGACGTACGAAATCCTCTACGAGCCATTCTTCGTAAGTCAATGGATTCGACAAAAGGTTCCATTAAACGAATTCAATCGGATCGAAGCGTAAACGCGAAAGGAGAATAAATTCATTGCTCGCGGACGTAACGCGCCGCGCGTTACGCTTCTAAAAGCGAAGAATGCACTCGTTACGGGATCGTaacgaaatttgaaattattatgagCGCGATTAGCGATTGCGCGCCGTGGAACGGGAACGATTATCGTTTTACCTGGTGGCCGCGTTTGCGCAATCCCGGGCGGTTTCGCTGGCGAAATAATTGTGCAACGTATTACGCCCGAAAACTACGTTTTCGAATCGTAGCTCGGATAGTCGAGGCTTTCTCCGAACGTGCACGAAGATTTCCGGTGAAAGGGGATATCCTCTCGTTTCCGGCCGCTGGATTGCAAGTGTAAAAGGGAATTCCACGGAGACCAGCAGCCGTGACGCGTGGGAGGATTTACCTGTTCACCTTTGTGACGAACAGAGCTGTTCTATGCGACTTTTCTTTCAACGATCCAGATCGCTCGGAGAACCGTTGACGCGTTAACCCGTCGTTCTACGACTTCTTCTACCTGCTCGACGAAACAGCGTTGAAATTACAATTCCTGATTTCTACGaaactatttacatttatttgtaaatgaagatttaatcctttgaactctgtacgctccaatgttgcaccagttatgatattaaccctttgcactcgcttTTAAAAGAATTGATACTCGTTTATTCAgactgtggaaactggagatttgatagtaggtaattgggatacatgtcagtgtgatcgcatcaatcatcggcgtaaacatttataaaataatatttctaaaatccaatatgcgtcaatttgacgcgttccgtaaacctagtgttaaaaagtcaGTTCACGTTCAGTGGTTCCAGTGGCTGAACAAACGAAACGATGTTGGATAATTGAGAAAGTTAATGGGCCAAACGAGCTCGCAAAACGAAGAGCAAAGTTCTGAGTTATCGtttattttcttgaataataaGCAATGTTAAGTTGCTTCGACACAGAATTACGAGGAGTTGGAAATAAAAACTATGTACAGTTCAGTCGTTGCTTGTCTCGAGATTGGAACGTCGCGATCAGGTTGCGCCGCGTTATTGATAGAAGAAGCAACAAAAGTGCCGCCGTTAAAGCCGTTCGACGGGGACTTAACACCGACCGTAGAACAGTCTACCGTCGAAGGACGTGGCACTAACGTTAACCCTTGTTTCGCTGT of Nomia melanderi isolate GNS246 chromosome 5, iyNomMela1, whole genome shotgun sequence contains these proteins:
- the jar gene encoding myosin heavy chain 95F jaguar isoform X4 — encoded protein: MENQQVWVRDPQEGFIIGKFVDMVDGDALIMPLDPKYPQRTCPLDEVYPAGEYTKDVEDNCALMYLNEATLLNNIRTRYFKDRIYTYVANILIAVNPYCEVRDLYSPKTIKSYQGKSLGETPPHVFAIADKAFRDMKVLKQSQSIIVSGESGAGKTESTKYLLRYLCDLWGSTAGPIEQKILDANPVLEAFGNAKTKRNNNSSRFGKFMEVHFDSKCQVVGGYISHYLLEKSRVCLQSPDERNYHVFYMMCAGAPPELRAKLGITKPDDFHYLRNGCTQYFCNEESEKKLNDVQKSRDQVMKGSLNDPILDDVEGFNAIDQALTRLGLTEAERMEIYTMVAAVLHLGNITFEDNPEDTKGGSRICASSEKAVVMSAKLLGVDPEELRQALVSKVMQTSRGGIKGTVIMVPLKVYEANNARDALAKAIYSKLFDHIVGRINKSIPFKASSYYIGVLDIAGFEYFKVNSFEQFCINYCNEKLQQFFNERILKYEQDLYARESLNVPKISYVDNQDCIDLIESKNMGVFSLLDEESKLPTHSFAHFTSEVHRVWNGHFRITLPRTSRLKAHRELRDDEGFVIRHYAGGVCYQTNQFIEKNNDALHASLEALIQESNNKFLRTQFANNSSQKGKLTFISVGSKFKTQLGELMDKLKSNGTNFIRCIKPNNDMVDHQFDGNSILGQLRCSGMTSVLELMEHGYPSRVPFQELYNMYKSYLPPELAKLEPRFFCEALLHSLKLNKKDFKFGITRVFFKPGKFAEFDKIMKSDPENLRKLVANVKKWLLKSRWNKMQFCALSVIKLKNKIIYRRYHLIILQKTIRMYIAEKQHRPRIKGTQKIKNLETQLIGMEETSKQLKNREKPMGDIKKLKNDLEAALKRIKDNEKIRPAEIDSLYTNLVNQMNKQMASLQDMVVQQKIAEEQARLRKIQQEMELEKQRKEEEERKKREEEENRRKKHDIEARRKAEEEQKRKQEQEDQKVAAVLHAQMEKEAFEETRFRELLEQERRDHELAVRLAQESNGQVEDSPLPVRRSEQVRNNQAAMANKKYDLSKWKYSELRDAINTSCDIELLEACRHEFHRRLKVYHAWKARNRRRTTMDENERAPKSIMEAAARTPRTPMKQSINESSQRYFRIPFVRPTPTGQPDNPHATGKRGWWYAHFDGQYVARQMELHPDKAPILLVAGIDDMQMCELSLDETGLTRKRGAEVLEHEFNREWEKNGGKPYVPPCDRRK
- the jar gene encoding myosin heavy chain 95F jaguar isoform X1 — translated: MENQQVWVRDPQEGFIIGKFVDMVDGDALIMPLDPKYPQRTCPLDEVYPAGEYTKDVEDNCALMYLNEATLLNNIRTRYFKDRIYTYVANILIAVNPYCEVRDLYSPKTIKSYQGKSLGETPPHVFAIADKAFRDMKVLKQSQSIIVSGESGAGKTESTKYLLRYLCDLWGSTAGPIEQKILDANPVLEAFGNAKTKRNNNSSRFGKFMEVHFDSKCQVVGGYISHYLLEKSRVCLQSPDERNYHVFYMMCAGAPPELRAKLGITKPDDFHYLRNGCTQYFCNEESEKKLNDVQKSRDQVMKGSLNDPILDDVEGFNAIDQERATALTRLGLTEAERMEIYTMVAAVLHLGNITFEDNPEDTKGGSRICASSEKAVVMSAKLLGVDPEELRQALVSKVMQTSRGGIKGTVIMVPLKVYEANNARDALAKAIYSKLFDHIVGRINKSIPFKASSYYIGVLDIAGFEYFKVNSFEQFCINYCNEKLQQFFNERILKYEQDLYARESLNVPKISYVDNQDCIDLIESKNMGVFSLLDEESKLPTHSFAHFTSEVHRVWNGHFRITLPRTSRLKAHRELRDDEGFVIRHYAGGVCYQTNQFIEKNNDALHASLEALIQESNNKFLRTQFANNSSQKGKLTFISVGSKFKTQLGELMDKLKSNGTNFIRCIKPNNDMVDHQFDGNSILGQLRCSGMTSVLELMEHGYPSRVPFQELYNMYKSYLPPELAKLEPRFFCEALLHSLKLNKKDFKFGITRVFFKPGKFAEFDKIMKSDPENLRKLVANVKKWLLKSRWNKMQFCALSVIKLKNKIIYRRYHLIILQKTIRMYIAEKQHRPRIKGTQKIKNLETQLIGMEETSKQLKNREKPMGDIKKLKNDLEAALKRIKDNEKIRPAEIDSLYTNLVNQMNKQMASLQDMVVQQKIAEEQARLRKIQQEMELEKQRKEEEERKKREEEENRRKKHDIEARRKAEEEQKRKQEQEDQKVAAVLHAQMEKEAFEETRFRELLEQERRDHELAVRLAQESNGQVEDSPLPVRSGSDVRVPSNNNRLARSEQVRNNQAAMANKKYDLSKWKYSELRDAINTSCDIELLEACRHEFHRRLKVYHAWKARNRRRTTMDENERAPKSIMEAAARTPRTPMKQSINESSQRYFRIPFVRPTPTGQPDNPHATGKRGWWYAHFDGQYVARQMELHPDKAPILLVAGIDDMQMCELSLDETGLTRKRGAEVLEHEFNREWEKNGGKPYVPPCDRRK
- the jar gene encoding myosin heavy chain 95F jaguar isoform X3, producing MENQQVWVRDPQEGFIIGKFVDMVDGDALIMPLDPKYPQRTCPLDEVYPAGEYTKDVEDNCALMYLNEATLLNNIRTRYFKDRIYTYVANILIAVNPYCEVRDLYSPKTIKSYQGKSLGETPPHVFAIADKAFRDMKVLKQSQSIIVSGESGAGKTESTKYLLRYLCDLWGSTAGPIEQKILDANPVLEAFGNAKTKRNNNSSRFGKFMEVHFDSKCQVVGGYISHYLLEKSRVCLQSPDERNYHVFYMMCAGAPPELRAKLGITKPDDFHYLRNGCTQYFCNEESEKKLNDVQKSRDQVMKGSLNDPILDDVEGFNAIDQERATALTRLGLTEAERMEIYTMVAAVLHLGNITFEDNPEDTKGGSRICASSEKAVVMSAKLLGVDPEELRQALVSKVMQTSRGGIKGTVIMVPLKVYEANNARDALAKAIYSKLFDHIVGRINKSIPFKASSYYIGVLDIAGFEYFKVNSFEQFCINYCNEKLQQFFNERILKYEQDLYARESLNVPKISYVDNQDCIDLIESKNMGVFSLLDEESKLPTHSFAHFTSEVHRVWNGHFRITLPRTSRLKAHRELRDDEGFVIRHYAGGVCYQTNQFIEKNNDALHASLEALIQESNNKFLRTQFANNSSQKGKLTFISVGSKFKTQLGELMDKLKSNGTNFIRCIKPNNDMVDHQFDGNSILGQLRCSGMTSVLELMEHGYPSRVPFQELYNMYKSYLPPELAKLEPRFFCEALLHSLKLNKKDFKFGITRVFFKPGKFAEFDKIMKSDPENLRKLVANVKKWLLKSRWNKMQFCALSVIKLKNKIIYRRYHLIILQKTIRMYIAEKQHRPRIKGTQKIKNLETQLIGMEETSKQLKNREKPMGDIKKLKNDLEAALKRIKDNEKIRPAEIDSLYTNLVNQMNKQMASLQDMVVQQKIAEEQARLRKIQQEMELEKQRKEEEERKKREEEENRRKKHDIEARRKAEEEQKRKQEQEDQKVAAVLHAQMEKEAFEETRFRELLEQERRDHELAVRLAQESNGQVEDSPLPVRRSEQVRNNQAAMANKKYDLSKWKYSELRDAINTSCDIELLEACRHEFHRRLKVYHAWKARNRRRTTMDENERAPKSIMEAAARTPRTPMKQSINESSQRYFRIPFVRPTPTGQPDNPHATGKRGWWYAHFDGQYVARQMELHPDKAPILLVAGIDDMQMCELSLDETGLTRKRGAEVLEHEFNREWEKNGGKPYVPPCDRRK